Proteins from a single region of Oncorhynchus kisutch isolate 150728-3 unplaced genomic scaffold, Okis_V2 Okis01b-Okis20b_hom, whole genome shotgun sequence:
- the LOC109883029 gene encoding zinc finger protein 345-like, producing MSEPGSGCGDPAQRSSQQGPEVVSVKLEDCSQTLELNVIVKEEEEREIKEEENSDSGKSSNPDSDSKPSPTASGNHKQCRQKPQPCCTDSFICPTHLKSLKQTPKIKKTYLCSQCGKSFSRTGDLKSHERSHSKKKPYHCARCGEGFTQLGSLKSHQRIHTGEKPYHCSQCGKSFNRSGNLTEHQRIHTGEKPHHCTQCGKSFSRAGILKNHKRTHTGEKPFHCSACGKSFTREVSLKNHQRVHTGEKPFHCATCGRGFSEKVNLNRHERVHSEEKPYHCTTCGKSFNHSGSLKEHQRIHTGEKPYHCTECGKKFRFAGDLKNHQRSHSREKPYHCSLCGKSFNQPGNLKSHQRIHIEEKPISTVNVIVKEEVGERKINDKVKREVEESNGVVDSGTSRLPGRGSYPCPQCGKNFSSSSNLKNHQRVHTGEKPFHCSACGKRFREKAHLKRHERVHNGEKPYNCFECGKNFRVEDTLQKHQRIHTGEKPHHCSLCEKSFNHSGSLKEHQRIHSGEKPYHCSLCGKSFHHSGTFKKHQQKHIGVKPTCNLNVIVKEEDGDCTPNVIVKEEDDDCTPNVIVKEEDDDCTPNVIVKEEDDDCTLNVIVKEEEDDPDTSRLPDCGRYPCPQCGKNFSSSSNLKNHQRVHTGEKPFHCSACGKSFSEKANLKRHERVHEKEKIEVEEEEKTGSVVDPGTSRLPGRGSYPCPQCGKSFSSLGNLNNHQKVHTGEKPYHCTQCGKSFSEKANLKRHEIVHSGEKPYHCTQCGKNFRAADTLQKHQRIHTGEKPNHCYFCGKSFDNLGSLKEHKKIHNGEKPYHCTQCGKSFNYSGNFKKHQRIHIGENPTFILNVIVKEEEEDGKEREVEEREVKEEAT from the exons ATGTCTGAGCCGGGTTCTGGCTGTGGTGATCCGGCCCAGAGAAGCTCACAACAGGGTCCAGAGGTGGTGTCAGTGAAGCTGgaggactgcagtcaaacactggaactcAATGTGattgtgaaagaggaggaggagagagaaatcaaGGAGGAAGAAAACAGTGACTCCG GAAAGAGCTCCAACCCAGACTCAGACAGCAAGCCCAGTCCCACAGCATCAGGAAATCATAAACAATGCAGACAGAAGCCCCAACCCTGCTGTACCGACAGTTTTATTTGTCCAACTCACCTCAAATCCCTCAAACAGACTCCCAAAATAAAGAAGACATACCTCTGCtcccaatgtgggaagagtttcagtcGGACAGGAGACCTAAAGAGTCACGAGAGATCACACAGTAAAAAAAAGCCTTACCACTGCGCTCGATGTGGGGAGGGATTCACTCAGCTTGGAAGTCTAAAAAGTCACCAGAGAATACATACAGGggaaaagccttaccactgctcccagtgtgggaagagctttaatCGTTCAGGAAACCTTACAGAACATCAAAGaatacatacaggggagaagcctcaCCACTGCacccaatgtgggaagagtttcagtcGGGCAGGAATTCTAAAGAATCATAAGagaactcacacaggagagaaacctttccaCTGCTCTgcttgtgggaagagttttacaaGAGAAGTAAGCCTAAAAAATCATCAAAGggtacacactggagagaaacctttccACTGCGCCACATGTGGGAGGGGTTTCAGTGAGAAAGTAAATCTTAATAGACATGAGCGAGTACATAGTgaagagaagccttaccactgcaccACATGTGGGAAGAGCTTTAATCATTCAGGAAGCCTTAAGGAACACCAGAGAATACATACAGGggagaaaccttaccactgcACTGAGTGTGGAAAGAAATTCCGTTTTGCGGGAGATCTAAAGAATCACCAGAGATCACACAGtagggagaagccttaccactgctctctttgtgggaagagtttcaatCAACCCGGAAACCTAAAGAGTCATCAGCGAATACACATTGAAGAGAAGCCTATCAGTACTGTCAATGTGATTGTCAAAGAGGAGGTGGGTGAGAGGAAAATCAATGATAAGGTAAAGAGAGAAGTTGAGGAAAGTAATGGTGTAGTTGACTCAGGTACATCAAGACTACCTGGTCGTGGGAGTTATCCCTGTCCTCAATGTGGGAAGAATTTTAGTTCCTCAAGTAATCTAAAGAATCATCAAAGAgttcacactggagagaaacctttccactgctcagcatgtgggaagcGTTTCCGTGAGAAAGCACACCTTAAGAGACATGAGAGGGTACATaatggagagaagccttacaacTGCTTCGAATGTGGGAAGAATTTCCGTGTGGAAGATACCCTACAGAAACAccagagaatccacacaggagagaagcctcacCACTGCTCTCTTTGTGAGAAGAGCTTTAATCATTCAGGAAGCCTTAAAGAACATCAAAGAATACATAGtggagaaaagccttaccactgctctctTTGCGGGAAGAGCTTCCATCATTCAGGAACCTTTAAGAAACATCAGCAAAAACACATTGGAGTGAAACCTACCTGTAATCTCAATGTGATTGTCAAAGAGGAGGATGGTGACTGTACTCCCAATGTGATTGTCAAAGAGGAGGATGATGACTGTACTCCCAATGTTATTGTCAAAGAGGAGGACGATGACTGTACTCCCAATGTGATTGTCAAAGAGGAGGATGATGACTGTACTCTCAATGTGAttgtcaaagaggaggaggatgacccAGATACATCAAGACTACCTGATTGTGGTCGTTACCCCTGTCCTCAATGTGGAAAGAATTTTAGTTCCTCGAGTAATCTAAAGAATCATCAAAgagtacacactggagagaaacctttccACTGCTCTgcatgtgggaagagtttcagtgAGAAAGCAAACCTTAAGAGACATGAGAGAGTACATGAGAAGGAAAAGATAGAAGTTGAGGAAGAGGAGAAAACTGGTAGTGTAGTTGACCCAGGGACATCAAGACTACCTGGCCGTGGGAGTTACCCCTGtcctcaatgtgggaagagtttcagttCCTTAGGTAATCTAAATAATCACCAAAAAgtacacacgggagagaagccttaccactgcacccaatgtgggaagagcttcagtgAGAAAGCAAACCTAAAGAGACATGAGATAGTACAtagtggagagaagccttaccactgcaccCAATGTGGGAAGAATTTCCGTGCGGCAGATACCCTACAGAAACAccagagaatccacacaggagagaagcctaaCCACTGCTATTTTTGTGGGAAGAGCTTTGATAATTTAGGCAGCCTTAAGgaacataaaaaaatacataatggagagaagccttaccactgcactcaatgtgggaagagcttcaattaCTCAGGAAATTTTAAGAAACATCAAAGAATACATATTGGAGAGAATCCTACCTTTATTCTCAATGTGAttgtcaaagaggaggaggaagatggaaaagagagagaagttgAGGAGAGAGAAGTGAAGGAAGAGGCTACATAA